From a single Pseudomonas sp. A34-9 genomic region:
- a CDS encoding phage baseplate assembly protein has translation MSEMDNRVTLTVNNLEYGGWKSVEITADLERQFRTFKLDITWQWPGQTVDQRIKPGDPCEVKIGNDLVLTGYVFKAPIRYDGRQISLSIEGSSRTQDLVDCAATNRPNQWQEQPLLSIVQALAMEYSLMVVNQIPETARLAKHTIVPGETVFQSIDRLLSLFRVFSTDDEQGRLVLAKPGSGGRASDALELGKNILSANAPMDQSQVFSEYRVIGQQKGSDKKSGAAVSEVESTAADLSFKRRRTTIINEGTALTFELAQQRAQWESATRMGRAQTTTYQVQGWRQSNGDLWRHNTLVKVTDPVLGFDGDMLISKVTYSLSAQGSVTTLQVAPPHTFDPDPTPPKKTS, from the coding sequence ATGAGCGAGATGGATAACCGCGTCACGCTGACGGTCAACAACCTGGAATACGGCGGCTGGAAAAGTGTGGAAATCACTGCTGATCTGGAGCGTCAGTTTCGTACCTTCAAACTCGACATCACCTGGCAGTGGCCGGGACAGACTGTCGATCAGCGAATCAAACCCGGCGATCCGTGCGAAGTGAAGATCGGCAACGATCTGGTCCTCACCGGTTACGTGTTCAAGGCGCCGATTCGTTACGACGGCCGGCAGATCAGCCTGAGTATCGAGGGCAGTTCCAGGACTCAGGATCTGGTCGATTGCGCCGCCACCAACCGGCCCAATCAGTGGCAGGAACAACCGTTGCTGAGCATCGTTCAGGCATTGGCGATGGAGTATTCGCTGATGGTGGTCAACCAGATTCCCGAGACCGCGCGACTGGCCAAGCACACGATCGTGCCGGGTGAAACGGTGTTCCAGTCGATCGACCGCTTGCTCTCGCTGTTTCGGGTGTTTTCCACCGATGACGAGCAGGGCCGGCTGGTGCTGGCCAAGCCTGGCAGCGGTGGCCGCGCGAGCGATGCGCTGGAGCTGGGCAAGAACATCTTGTCGGCCAACGCACCGATGGATCAAAGCCAGGTGTTCTCCGAATATCGGGTGATCGGCCAGCAGAAAGGCTCGGACAAGAAGAGCGGGGCGGCGGTCAGTGAGGTTGAATCAACGGCCGCCGATCTGTCTTTCAAACGTCGGCGTACCACGATTATCAACGAGGGCACGGCGCTGACCTTTGAGTTGGCCCAACAACGTGCGCAGTGGGAAAGCGCGACCCGCATGGGCCGGGCGCAGACCACCACCTATCAGGTGCAGGGCTGGCGCCAGTCCAACGGTGACTTGTGGCGCCACAACACGCTGGTGAAGGTCACGGATCCGGTACTCGGATTTGATGGCGACATGCTGATTTCCAAAGTGACGTATTCGCTGTCGGCGCAAGGTTCGGTGACCACGCTGCAAGTGGCGCCGCCGCACACTTTCGATCCCGATCCCACTCCACCGAAAAAAACCTCTTAG
- a CDS encoding phage baseplate assembly protein, giving the protein MSLLTRLLARGTVVLANSASKLQSLQMRLTAGEVNDDMEHFEPYGFTSHPLAGAEGVVTFIGGDRSHAIALVIADRRYRLQSLASGEVAIYTDEGDRIHFKRGRIIDIETATLNIRASSAVNFDTPVINQTGKIVSTGDQIAGGISQIKHVHVGVQAGNGQTGAPAGGQ; this is encoded by the coding sequence ATGAGCCTACTGACACGCCTGCTGGCGCGCGGCACTGTCGTGCTCGCCAATTCGGCATCCAAGCTGCAATCGCTACAGATGCGCCTCACCGCCGGCGAAGTGAACGACGACATGGAGCACTTCGAACCTTACGGTTTCACCAGCCACCCGCTGGCCGGCGCCGAAGGTGTCGTCACGTTCATCGGCGGCGACCGTTCCCACGCCATCGCCCTGGTCATTGCCGACCGCCGCTATCGCCTGCAATCGCTCGCTTCAGGTGAAGTGGCGATCTACACCGACGAGGGCGACAGGATTCACTTCAAGCGCGGGCGGATCATCGACATTGAAACCGCCACGCTGAACATTCGCGCCAGCAGTGCGGTGAACTTCGATACACCGGTGATTAACCAGACCGGAAAAATCGTCTCCACCGGCGACCAGATCGCCGGCGGTATCAGCCAGATCAAACACGTGCATGTCGGCGTACAGGCCGGCAACGGCCAGACAGGCGCGCCGGCAGGAGGCCAGTGA
- a CDS encoding phage GP46 family protein, giving the protein MLISPNLHTALTRAVLISLFTWRRAADDDALDDDERYGWWGDSFPTVADDRIGSRLWLLRRVKLTRQTQMDAEFYAREALQWLIDDGHCSAIDIISERLDAQRLNLRTVLTLADGERLDINPDNSWQVIYAV; this is encoded by the coding sequence ATGCTGATCAGCCCCAACCTCCATACCGCGCTGACCCGCGCCGTACTCATCAGCCTGTTCACCTGGCGCCGCGCCGCCGATGACGACGCCCTCGACGACGACGAACGCTACGGCTGGTGGGGCGACAGCTTTCCCACCGTCGCCGACGACCGCATCGGCTCGCGGCTGTGGCTGCTGCGCCGGGTCAAGCTGACCCGACAAACGCAGATGGACGCCGAGTTCTATGCCCGCGAAGCCTTGCAGTGGCTGATCGACGACGGCCACTGCAGCGCCATCGACATCATCAGCGAACGCCTCGACGCTCAGCGCCTGAACCTGCGCACGGTCCTGACCCTGGCCGACGGCGAACGTCTGGACATCAACCCCGATAACAGTTGGCAGGTGATCTATGCCGTTTGA
- a CDS encoding baseplate J/gp47 family protein: MPFETPSLPVLIKRTQSDLAGDSLRQSDAQVLARTLGGAAYGLYGYLDWIAEQILPDKADESTLERIAALRLNQPRKPAQVASGSVGFTATAGAVLDVDTLLQSSDGRTYKVTAARTTVNGSNSTTIAALDAGNLGNADAGLALTLVQPIAGVIGNSFVVLAPGLSGGVARESLESLRSRVIRSYRVIPHGGSASDYETWALEVPGVTRAWCRGGLLGPGTVGVYIMRDDDPQPVPNDEQLAEVQAYIEPLRPVTAEVHVRAPIQVPVTYRLKLTPDTSAVRAAVETQLRDLHNREADLGEDLLISHIREAISSAAGETDHVLTAPVANVTANDSELLTFGGCVWGA, from the coding sequence ATGCCGTTTGAAACCCCTTCGCTGCCGGTGCTGATCAAGCGCACCCAAAGCGACCTGGCCGGCGATTCGCTGCGCCAGTCCGATGCGCAAGTGCTGGCCCGTACCCTCGGTGGCGCCGCTTATGGTCTGTACGGTTATCTCGACTGGATTGCCGAGCAGATCCTGCCTGACAAGGCCGATGAATCGACCCTGGAGCGCATCGCCGCACTGCGTTTGAATCAACCGCGCAAACCCGCGCAAGTGGCCAGCGGCAGCGTCGGTTTTACCGCGACCGCCGGTGCGGTGCTGGACGTCGACACGTTGCTGCAATCGAGCGACGGTCGCACCTACAAAGTCACTGCCGCGCGCACCACGGTCAACGGCAGCAACAGCACCACCATTGCGGCGCTTGATGCCGGCAACCTGGGCAATGCCGACGCCGGGCTGGCGCTGACACTGGTGCAGCCGATTGCCGGCGTGATCGGCAACAGTTTTGTCGTGCTGGCGCCGGGGCTCAGCGGCGGCGTGGCGCGGGAAAGTCTGGAGTCACTGCGCTCGCGGGTGATTCGTTCCTACCGCGTCATTCCCCATGGCGGCTCGGCCAGCGACTACGAGACGTGGGCGCTGGAGGTCCCGGGCGTGACCCGCGCGTGGTGCCGTGGCGGCTTGCTCGGTCCGGGCACCGTCGGCGTGTACATCATGCGTGACGACGACCCGCAACCGGTGCCGAACGACGAGCAGTTAGCCGAAGTGCAGGCCTACATCGAGCCATTGCGGCCGGTGACGGCTGAAGTGCATGTGCGTGCGCCGATTCAGGTACCCGTTACCTATCGCCTGAAGTTGACACCCGACACTAGCGCCGTGCGCGCTGCGGTCGAAACCCAACTGCGCGACTTGCACAACCGCGAAGCCGACCTCGGCGAGGATCTGCTGATCAGCCATATTCGCGAAGCCATCAGCAGCGCCGCCGGTGAAACCGACCACGTGCTGACAGCCCCCGTGGCCAACGTCACGGCCAACGACAGCGAACTGTTGACCTTCGGAGGTTGCGTATGGGGGGCATAA
- a CDS encoding putative phage tail protein, translating into MGGIRTAAQYQAQLRALLPAGPAWDPERVPELEEVLQGVAVELARLDARAADLLNEMDPAGVSELVPDWERVMNLPDPCLGATPLFDDRRLAVRRRLLAVGSQAVGYYLDIAKSQGYPNASITELEAPRMGRSRFGSAHWGTWEAQFMWTLNTGGRLLLGRRYGASYWGERFGVNPGSALECLIHRSAPAHTKVHINYD; encoded by the coding sequence ATGGGGGGCATAAGAACCGCCGCGCAATATCAGGCGCAACTGCGTGCCTTGCTGCCCGCGGGTCCCGCTTGGGATCCGGAGCGCGTGCCGGAACTGGAAGAAGTGCTGCAAGGCGTTGCCGTCGAACTGGCACGCCTCGATGCCCGCGCTGCCGACCTGCTCAACGAGATGGATCCGGCCGGCGTCAGCGAACTGGTGCCGGACTGGGAACGGGTGATGAACCTGCCCGACCCGTGCCTGGGGGCCACGCCGCTGTTCGACGACCGCCGCCTCGCCGTACGTCGGCGTTTGCTCGCGGTCGGCAGCCAGGCCGTCGGCTACTACCTCGACATCGCCAAAAGCCAGGGCTACCCCAACGCCAGCATCACCGAACTCGAAGCCCCACGCATGGGCCGCTCGCGTTTCGGCTCGGCGCATTGGGGCACCTGGGAAGCGCAGTTCATGTGGACGCTCAACACCGGCGGCCGCCTGTTGCTCGGCCGGCGTTACGGCGCGAGCTACTGGGGCGAGCGTTTCGGCGTCAATCCGGGCTCGGCGTTGGAGTGCCTGATCCACCGCAGTGCGCCGGCGCATACCAAGGTGCACATCAATTATGACTAG
- a CDS encoding phage tail assembly chaperone: protein MKAVIENGLVTALVTGDVDCGVVVPAGTPVSAGWVYKDDTFSAPAEPPVTQDTAIRSERLWRTARLSESDWLVSRHRDELDAGSDTSLSSKQFSRLLAYRQSLRDWPGANETADTESRPQPPKWLARISLRPL, encoded by the coding sequence ATGAAAGCAGTGATTGAAAATGGATTGGTGACCGCGCTTGTGACGGGTGATGTCGATTGCGGCGTTGTGGTACCGGCTGGCACGCCGGTGTCCGCCGGCTGGGTCTACAAGGACGACACCTTCAGTGCGCCAGCCGAGCCTCCAGTGACGCAAGACACTGCAATCCGTTCGGAGCGTCTGTGGCGGACTGCGAGACTGAGTGAATCGGACTGGTTGGTGAGCCGCCACCGCGATGAACTGGATGCTGGATCTGACACCTCTCTGAGCAGCAAGCAATTTTCCAGATTGTTGGCCTACCGCCAGTCACTGCGTGATTGGCCAGGAGCCAACGAAACCGCTGACACAGAGTCTCGCCCGCAACCGCCAAAATGGCTGGCGCGGATATCACTACGGCCACTTTGA
- a CDS encoding phage tail protein: MDYPKSVPSVGLVDGRFVDENPVAGTPGSLIPAVWGNSVTQEILSVITGGGLVASEADTSQLFKAIQSIIGKSSPMRSQITRISASKLLAAQELGLILVDGSPGAMTLTLPAADASLGVCDVIVRRVDNTVNRLVVQASGGDRIRFHTHLSANGYPFLVLMGGGDWWQLRSDGAGSWWPVGRFDNTPLGRPSFETTMALNPGGYGLLNGNFFKRAEWPWLWDFAQASGILTTEAARFTREGAWTTGDGASTFRIPEVRGEFLRVLDEARGIDIGRVPGTLQNHSLQSHNHFLPTGTGSSFRPAPAIPDTVWSVGTDVNFSPTNTTVATTYPNPAFDSDSYIGNIGIFSAETRPRNIALPARIKLI; this comes from the coding sequence ATGGATTATCCCAAAAGCGTCCCCAGCGTCGGCCTGGTCGATGGCCGCTTCGTCGATGAAAACCCGGTGGCGGGTACGCCGGGATCGTTGATTCCAGCGGTGTGGGGCAACAGTGTGACTCAGGAGATTCTGAGTGTGATTACTGGTGGTGGGTTGGTGGCTTCCGAGGCGGATACCAGCCAATTGTTCAAAGCCATTCAATCGATTATTGGCAAATCCAGCCCCATGCGCTCGCAAATCACCCGTATTTCGGCTTCCAAACTACTTGCGGCGCAGGAGCTGGGCTTGATTCTGGTTGATGGCAGCCCGGGCGCGATGACCCTCACGCTTCCCGCTGCGGATGCCAGTCTTGGTGTGTGCGACGTTATTGTTCGCCGTGTGGATAACACGGTTAACCGGTTGGTAGTCCAGGCATCCGGCGGCGACCGGATTAGGTTTCATACACATCTGTCAGCGAACGGCTATCCGTTTCTGGTGCTGATGGGCGGTGGTGACTGGTGGCAGTTGCGCAGTGACGGCGCCGGCAGTTGGTGGCCGGTTGGACGCTTCGACAATACCCCGTTGGGCAGGCCGTCGTTTGAAACCACAATGGCGCTCAATCCCGGCGGTTATGGCCTGCTCAACGGTAACTTTTTCAAGCGTGCGGAATGGCCTTGGCTGTGGGACTTCGCCCAGGCTTCGGGAATCTTGACGACAGAAGCGGCACGATTTACCCGAGAAGGTGCCTGGACCACTGGCGACGGTGCGTCGACCTTTCGAATTCCCGAGGTTCGCGGTGAGTTTCTGCGAGTCCTCGATGAAGCCCGAGGCATAGATATCGGGCGAGTCCCCGGTACCCTGCAGAACCATTCGCTGCAAAGCCATAACCACTTTCTCCCGACCGGAACCGGTTCGTCCTTCCGTCCGGCACCGGCTATTCCTGACACTGTCTGGAGCGTGGGCACTGACGTCAACTTTTCACCGACCAACACGACGGTGGCGACGACCTATCCCAACCCGGCATTCGACTCCGACTCGTACATCGGCAACATCGGCATCTTTTCCGCCGAAACCCGTCCGCGAAACATCGCCCTTCCTGCGCGAATCAAACTGATCTGA
- a CDS encoding tail fiber assembly protein, producing the protein MFNYLIDDSGALVGPVEFPLVPGIGLQLPSNAVTLSIELSPAPEGFAWAYDNGSLQQQIDCRGDVYRTDTGIRETWNALGKLPEGFTRLPWPGGFHVWLDNAWRVDEVAQLADCKRIVLAKRDALLRDAVLRIAPLQYAEDIGDASHDEQLLLIEWKLYSVELNRIEKQSGFPDEVTWPVVPGAVVTD; encoded by the coding sequence ATGTTCAATTATCTGATAGATGACAGCGGTGCCTTGGTCGGCCCTGTCGAGTTCCCGCTCGTGCCGGGAATCGGTCTGCAACTGCCCAGCAATGCGGTGACCCTGAGCATCGAACTCTCGCCGGCGCCCGAGGGGTTTGCCTGGGCCTATGACAACGGCTCGCTGCAACAGCAGATCGATTGCCGCGGCGATGTCTATCGAACTGACACAGGCATCCGGGAAACCTGGAACGCGCTGGGCAAGTTGCCGGAAGGCTTCACCCGGTTGCCCTGGCCGGGTGGCTTTCACGTCTGGCTGGATAACGCCTGGCGGGTTGATGAAGTTGCGCAACTGGCGGATTGCAAACGCATCGTTCTTGCTAAACGTGATGCCTTACTGCGCGACGCCGTCCTGCGCATCGCGCCCCTGCAATACGCCGAAGACATTGGCGATGCCAGCCATGACGAACAACTGCTGCTGATCGAATGGAAGCTCTACAGCGTCGAGCTGAACCGCATTGAAAAGCAGAGCGGTTTTCCTGATGAAGTCACCTGGCCGGTCGTTCCCGGTGCTGTCGTGACCGACTGA
- a CDS encoding phage tail protein, whose amino-acid sequence MDYPKSVPSAGLVDGKFVDEDLLTGKPGSLIPASWGNGVTQELLTVIQAAGLTPTEASNNQLLSALRSNNLFVTAPQFDKSRTAATTEFVARTGLQFSGFISYATSTALTMANVGGVASFASATPITATLPSINGITHASTLHVINAGNGVLTINPAANEQIETCNGTIGSLKLGLGDSACLIKLANQWRLYGGSVSDRYATAHSGINGNVGYQRFASGNIDQWGVGTTDAKGEVDITFPISFPTAFSSLVATHAGGDGAMVILIAGSGKQQGCKLKVRDFGGSVAAGWGINYFAKGY is encoded by the coding sequence ATGGATTATCCAAAGAGTGTTCCCAGCGCCGGGTTGGTGGATGGCAAGTTCGTTGATGAAGATTTATTGACGGGCAAGCCGGGGTCGCTGATTCCGGCCAGTTGGGGTAATGGTGTTACCCAAGAGTTGTTGACGGTCATCCAAGCCGCGGGGCTAACCCCGACGGAGGCCTCCAATAATCAGCTGCTCAGTGCGCTGCGCAGTAACAATCTGTTTGTGACTGCGCCGCAGTTTGATAAAAGCAGAACGGCCGCTACTACCGAGTTCGTGGCCCGCACGGGGTTGCAGTTTTCCGGATTCATTTCTTACGCGACGAGCACTGCCCTGACCATGGCCAATGTAGGGGGCGTGGCGAGTTTTGCCAGTGCAACGCCGATCACTGCAACGCTGCCCTCCATTAATGGAATAACCCATGCCAGCACACTTCACGTGATCAATGCGGGCAACGGTGTGCTAACCATCAATCCCGCCGCAAACGAACAAATTGAAACCTGCAACGGTACGATTGGTTCGTTGAAGCTCGGTCTCGGTGATTCCGCGTGTCTGATCAAACTGGCCAACCAATGGCGCCTGTACGGAGGGTCGGTCAGCGATCGGTACGCCACCGCGCATTCCGGCATTAACGGCAACGTCGGCTATCAACGGTTTGCCAGCGGCAACATCGACCAATGGGGCGTCGGCACAACGGATGCCAAGGGCGAAGTCGACATCACATTTCCAATTTCCTTCCCTACAGCGTTTTCTTCACTAGTGGCCACTCACGCGGGCGGCGACGGGGCAATGGTCATCCTGATCGCAGGCTCTGGAAAGCAACAAGGCTGCAAGCTCAAGGTGCGTGATTTCGGCGGTAGCGTTGCTGCGGGCTGGGGCATCAACTATTTCGCGAAGGGCTATTGA
- a CDS encoding glycoside hydrolase family 19 protein, with protein sequence MQITENNLIDIMPNARSQAGVFVSPLNSAMARRHIDSPKRVAAFLAQVGHESGQLRYVRELGNNQYLSKYDTGTLALRLGNTPEADGDGQKYRGRGLIQITGRSNYRQCSVGLFGDERLLSLPELLEQPQWAAESAAWFWEQKGLNALADRDEFNTITRRINGGLNGLQDRLEIWARARAVLCQSPGE encoded by the coding sequence ATGCAAATAACTGAAAACAACCTTATCGACATCATGCCCAACGCCCGCTCCCAAGCGGGCGTTTTTGTTTCGCCGCTCAATAGTGCCATGGCGCGCCGCCATATCGACTCGCCCAAACGCGTCGCGGCGTTCCTCGCGCAAGTCGGACACGAGTCGGGGCAATTGCGTTATGTGCGCGAGCTAGGCAACAACCAATACCTGAGCAAGTACGACACCGGCACGTTGGCCTTGCGTCTGGGCAACACGCCTGAGGCCGACGGCGACGGGCAAAAATACCGAGGGCGCGGGTTGATCCAGATTACCGGCCGTTCGAATTACCGCCAGTGCAGTGTTGGTCTGTTCGGCGATGAGCGACTGCTGTCTTTGCCCGAGTTGCTGGAACAGCCGCAATGGGCCGCCGAGTCCGCGGCATGGTTCTGGGAGCAGAAAGGTTTGAACGCACTGGCCGACCGCGATGAGTTCAACACCATTACCCGGCGCATCAACGGCGGGTTGAACGGCTTGCAGGATCGCCTGGAAATCTGGGCGCGGGCGAGGGCGGTGCTATGCCAATCCCCTGGCGAATGA
- a CDS encoding lysis system i-spanin subunit Rz: MPIPWRMIGILLLAAGAFAAAWQVQEWRYGRQLAEQARLNAEVLNQQNSAAATAQQAEQDKRLALEQRLATSEQTHYRVLSDAQRDQDRLRDRLATADVRLSVLLDASDAATGCNVPATAGASGVDHATVRARLDPAHAQRIIAITDTGDRRLIALQACQAYVRALAPAHFE; this comes from the coding sequence ATGCCAATCCCCTGGCGAATGATCGGCATCCTGTTGCTGGCCGCTGGCGCGTTTGCAGCGGCCTGGCAGGTTCAGGAGTGGCGTTACGGTCGGCAACTGGCCGAGCAGGCCCGGTTAAATGCCGAAGTCCTCAATCAACAGAATTCTGCCGCCGCCACCGCACAACAGGCCGAGCAGGATAAACGTCTGGCGCTGGAGCAGCGGCTCGCGACCAGTGAACAAACCCACTACCGAGTGCTGAGCGATGCCCAACGTGATCAGGATCGCCTGCGCGATCGTCTTGCCACTGCTGATGTGCGCCTGTCAGTCCTTCTCGACGCCAGCGACGCTGCCACAGGCTGCAACGTGCCAGCCACCGCCGGCGCCAGCGGCGTGGATCATGCAACCGTACGCGCCCGACTTGACCCGGCGCATGCTCAACGAATTATCGCCATCACCGATACCGGCGACCGCAGACTGATTGCCTTGCAGGCATGTCAGGCCTATGTCAGAGCGCTGGCGCCTGCACATTTTGAATGA
- a CDS encoding CinA family protein, whose translation MKEITQLAADLGRRLQLLNAHVTTAESCTGGGIAEAITRIPGSSAWFEAGYVTYSNRQKTQQLNVPAELFESVGAVSREVVEAMVRGAQDKSLARFAVAVSGVAGPDGGSPNKPVGTVWLAWGVGEVVTSEVQHFPGNRDDVRRQTVKAALEGLLRLAAREIENQG comes from the coding sequence GTGAAAGAGATCACTCAACTGGCCGCCGACCTTGGCCGACGCCTGCAACTGCTCAATGCCCATGTGACCACCGCCGAGTCGTGTACCGGTGGCGGGATAGCCGAAGCTATCACACGGATTCCCGGCAGTTCGGCGTGGTTCGAGGCGGGCTACGTCACGTATTCCAATCGACAGAAAACCCAGCAATTGAATGTCCCGGCCGAGTTGTTCGAATCGGTGGGCGCGGTCAGTCGTGAAGTTGTAGAAGCCATGGTGCGTGGCGCGCAGGACAAAAGCCTGGCACGGTTTGCCGTCGCGGTCAGTGGTGTCGCAGGGCCGGACGGTGGTTCACCGAACAAACCGGTGGGCACCGTCTGGCTCGCTTGGGGTGTCGGTGAGGTGGTGACCAGCGAGGTTCAGCACTTCCCCGGCAATCGCGATGACGTCCGCCGACAAACGGTGAAGGCCGCGCTAGAGGGGCTCCTGCGACTAGCGGCACGAGAAATCGAAAATCAGGGGTAG